From Bacteroidales bacterium, a single genomic window includes:
- a CDS encoding YigZ family protein, with protein MFDDTYRTIGGVSSGIYKEKGSKFLAFAEPAANENEAKAILEKYRKQYHDARHHCFAWAIGPARESQRMNDDGEPSGTAGRPIFGQILSFDLTDVIVVVVRYFGGTKLGVGGLINAYKSATKDAFDMAEILTRTINEFYEIVFPYTATNEVMRVVKEKNLEIIESSYTDICRIVISVRKKNAILASDSISSLINVKIKYLRTI; from the coding sequence CTGTTCGACGACACATATCGCACCATTGGGGGTGTATCTAGCGGCATCTACAAAGAAAAAGGCAGCAAATTCCTGGCATTTGCCGAACCGGCAGCCAACGAAAATGAAGCAAAGGCAATCCTGGAAAAATACCGTAAGCAATATCACGATGCAAGGCATCATTGTTTCGCATGGGCTATTGGCCCTGCCCGTGAATCGCAGCGAATGAATGATGATGGTGAGCCTTCAGGAACTGCAGGCAGGCCAATATTCGGACAAATCTTGAGCTTCGACCTTACGGATGTTATTGTAGTAGTTGTCCGATATTTTGGTGGAACCAAACTTGGGGTAGGTGGATTGATAAACGCATACAAATCAGCAACCAAAGATGCTTTTGATATGGCAGAAATCCTAACCAGGACCATTAATGAATTCTATGAGATTGTGTTTCCATACACTGCTACCAATGAAGTAATGAGGGTTGTAAAAGAAAAAAACCTTGAAATAATTGAAAGTTCTTACACAGATATTTGCCGGATTGTTATTTCGGTTCGGAAAAAAAATGCTATTTTGGCCTCCGATTCGATTTCTTCATTAATTAATGTCAAAATCAAATACTTACGTACTATCTGA
- a CDS encoding bifunctional metallophosphatase/5'-nucleotidase yields the protein MTFKMSRAALSALVAFLFSTVTTAQDTTYLKIIVSTDVHGSVLPYDILDARSRPNSLAQVYSYVMNERQKKNQEVIFLDNGDILQGDPFIYYYNFIDTSGIHPMARVMNFMQYDATTIGNHDIEAGHPVYDKLNMQFDFPWLGANIIDETTGLPYFKPYTMIEKNNKKIAILGLCTPAIPQWLPEELWSGMHFEDMLVSARSWVRYIQRNEKPDLLIGLFHSGAPDVEYPDGIPANLEQASRVIAQRVAGFDVVFTGHDHRRWNEFVPNLSEGYTLLLGGGNNARNLAVADIILISDTISNSTRKELQGNIADMTKLPAHEGFLDQFFDYVYPVQDFVKQPVGALTDSLFSRDALFGSSMFVNLVHHIQLEITKADLSFSAPLSFDAVIPAGKLTRGDLFKLYRYENQLYTMQLSGQEVLDVLEFSYSNWLNQMKTSSDHLLNFVKDEQGKLVTDPYGRPQTATPHFNFESAAGIIYTVDVSKPAGQRVNIISMIDGRPFSADSTYEVAINSYRASGGGGHLTTGAGIPHDELNRRITYTSGQDLRFMIMEWIRENKVPPSSPYVNWSIVPTDWHLKGKAKDAALLFKK from the coding sequence ATGACCTTCAAAATGTCCCGCGCAGCACTATCTGCATTGGTTGCTTTTCTGTTTTCTACAGTAACTACAGCACAGGATACTACATACCTGAAAATCATAGTCAGCACCGATGTGCACGGCAGTGTTCTCCCTTACGATATTCTTGACGCCAGATCACGCCCCAATTCATTGGCTCAGGTTTATTCATACGTCATGAACGAGCGTCAGAAAAAAAACCAGGAAGTCATATTTTTAGATAATGGTGATATCCTGCAAGGAGACCCTTTCATTTATTATTACAACTTCATTGATACCTCCGGTATTCACCCCATGGCACGCGTTATGAACTTCATGCAGTACGATGCTACTACTATCGGAAATCATGATATTGAGGCAGGACATCCGGTGTATGACAAGCTTAATATGCAATTTGATTTTCCATGGCTTGGGGCCAACATCATTGACGAAACCACAGGGCTTCCATATTTTAAGCCCTACACTATGATTGAAAAAAATAATAAAAAAATTGCCATCCTCGGATTGTGCACACCGGCTATACCACAATGGTTACCTGAGGAATTGTGGAGTGGAATGCATTTTGAAGACATGCTAGTTTCGGCAAGAAGCTGGGTAAGGTATATTCAGCGTAATGAGAAACCTGATTTATTGATCGGACTGTTTCATTCAGGGGCACCTGATGTTGAGTACCCTGATGGAATACCGGCCAACCTTGAGCAGGCATCAAGAGTAATTGCACAGCGTGTTGCAGGATTTGATGTGGTATTTACAGGGCATGACCACCGGCGCTGGAACGAATTTGTTCCTAACCTGAGCGAAGGTTATACATTGCTGCTGGGCGGAGGAAACAATGCCAGGAATCTAGCTGTTGCCGATATTATCTTAATCTCAGATACTATTTCAAACTCAACCCGCAAAGAACTGCAGGGCAATATTGCAGATATGACAAAATTACCAGCCCATGAAGGTTTCCTCGATCAATTCTTTGATTATGTTTATCCCGTTCAGGATTTTGTAAAGCAGCCTGTTGGTGCACTTACGGATTCTTTGTTCAGCCGCGATGCACTTTTTGGAAGCTCAATGTTTGTGAACCTTGTGCACCATATCCAACTTGAGATCACAAAAGCCGATCTTTCATTTTCAGCGCCTTTAAGCTTTGATGCAGTGATTCCTGCAGGGAAGCTCACGCGTGGAGATCTCTTCAAACTTTACCGTTATGAAAATCAGCTTTACACCATGCAACTTTCCGGACAAGAAGTGCTTGATGTTTTAGAATTCAGCTACAGTAACTGGCTGAACCAAATGAAAACCAGCAGCGACCATCTGTTGAACTTTGTGAAAGATGAACAGGGCAAGCTCGTAACGGATCCTTATGGCAGACCCCAAACAGCAACGCCACATTTTAACTTTGAATCGGCTGCAGGCATCATCTACACTGTTGATGTCTCAAAACCTGCAGGCCAACGGGTGAATATTATTTCAATGATTGATGGACGGCCTTTCAGCGCCGATTCTACTTATGAAGTAGCGATCAACTCCTATAGGGCCAGCGGAGGCGGTGGGCATCTGACTACAGGTGCCGGAATTCCTCACGATGAACTAAACAGACGCATCACCTATACTTCGGGGCAAGATCTCAGGTTTATGATTATGGAATGGATCAGAGAAAACAAAGTTCCTCCATCATCACCTTATGTTAACTGGAGCATTGTACCAACAGATTGGCATCTTAAGGGAAAAGCAAAGGACGCCGCGTTGTTGTTTAAAAAGTAA
- a CDS encoding HIT domain-containing protein — translation MNQPCPFCSLSIQEQIFWGLDKVMAVYNISPILPGHSMIIPRRHVVTINELDNEEMTKFFTFARQVTQLLMRAFEADGFDWSLQESEAAGQSFAHLHLHIIPRKTGDLKRPGDWYALLQQNRHVMIDNPDRKLLAPNEISNIIEFIKSHKH, via the coding sequence ATGAACCAGCCTTGTCCTTTTTGCTCTTTATCCATTCAGGAACAGATTTTCTGGGGTTTGGACAAGGTGATGGCAGTTTATAATATTTCACCGATCCTGCCGGGTCATTCAATGATCATTCCGCGAAGGCATGTGGTTACAATCAATGAACTGGATAACGAAGAAATGACAAAATTTTTCACTTTCGCCCGGCAGGTAACTCAGTTGTTGATGCGTGCATTTGAGGCGGATGGTTTTGATTGGTCGTTGCAGGAGTCCGAAGCTGCCGGACAAAGTTTTGCTCATCTTCATCTTCACATTATCCCAAGAAAAACCGGTGATCTGAAACGGCCCGGCGATTGGTATGCGTTGTTGCAACAAAACAGGCATGTTATGATTGATAACCCAGACCGAAAATTGCTAGCACCCAATGAAATAAGTAACATCATAGAATTTATCAAATCACACAAACACTGA
- the dnaA gene encoding chromosomal replication initiator protein DnaA translates to MKVDHVAVWEACLKVIQDNINHQSFKTWFLPIKAVKLDDNVLTIEVPSQFFYEWLEEHYITLLKKTIKKELGSKGRLEYSIVMENSYNNNPAYTIKVPTSHKQSTGNQPVSMPLDINRGMSKEIPNPFIIPGLRKVKVNSQLIDSYSFENFIEGDCNRLARSAGYAVAANPGKTAFNPMFIYSSVGLGKTHLSHAIGIQVKNNFPDKTVLYLSTEQFIQQFIDATMNGNQNDFVHFYQMMDVLILDDIHFLAGKEKTQDIFFHIFNYLHQKSKQIIITSDKPPVELKGIEARLLSRFKWGLAADLQVPDYETRVAILQKRLYNDGMTMPSEVIHYIANNIATNIRELEGALISLIAQSSLNKKEITVELARQIIDKFVKSTSKEISIDYIQKLVCDFFNIPSEVINSKTRKREIVQARQLAMYFAKKHTKASLATIGLHCGNKDHATVLHACRTVNNLIETDKQFRNYVEELDNKLKI, encoded by the coding sequence ATGAAAGTAGATCACGTTGCAGTATGGGAGGCTTGTCTTAAGGTAATCCAAGACAATATTAATCACCAAAGTTTTAAAACCTGGTTCCTGCCAATTAAGGCAGTAAAGCTTGATGATAACGTTTTAACCATTGAAGTTCCAAGCCAGTTTTTCTATGAATGGCTCGAGGAGCATTACATAACTCTTCTTAAAAAAACCATTAAAAAGGAATTAGGCTCAAAAGGCAGACTTGAGTACAGCATTGTTATGGAGAACAGCTATAACAATAACCCGGCCTATACAATAAAAGTACCTACAAGTCACAAGCAATCAACCGGCAATCAACCTGTTTCAATGCCTCTGGATATTAACAGAGGAATGTCGAAAGAAATTCCGAACCCGTTTATTATCCCGGGCCTCAGGAAGGTAAAAGTGAATTCGCAGCTTATTGACTCGTATTCCTTTGAAAATTTCATTGAAGGCGATTGCAACCGCCTGGCCCGTTCAGCCGGTTATGCCGTAGCTGCGAACCCAGGCAAGACAGCCTTTAATCCAATGTTCATATACAGTAGTGTAGGACTTGGAAAAACACACCTTTCGCATGCCATTGGCATTCAGGTTAAAAATAACTTCCCTGATAAGACGGTATTATATCTCTCAACCGAGCAATTTATCCAGCAGTTCATTGATGCAACAATGAATGGCAACCAAAACGACTTTGTACATTTTTACCAGATGATGGATGTGCTTATTCTTGACGACATCCACTTTTTAGCAGGTAAGGAAAAAACGCAAGATATCTTTTTTCACATTTTTAATTACCTGCATCAGAAATCAAAGCAGATCATCATCACTTCCGACAAGCCTCCGGTTGAACTTAAAGGCATTGAAGCCAGGTTGTTAAGTCGCTTCAAATGGGGTTTGGCTGCCGACCTGCAGGTTCCGGATTATGAGACCAGGGTGGCAATATTGCAGAAACGGCTTTACAATGATGGCATGACCATGCCTTCGGAAGTTATTCACTACATCGCCAATAATATTGCGACTAATATTCGGGAACTGGAAGGTGCACTTATTTCATTGATTGCACAATCATCGCTAAACAAAAAGGAAATCACTGTTGAGCTTGCCAGGCAAATTATTGACAAGTTTGTTAAAAGCACTTCCAAAGAAATTTCGATTGACTACATCCAAAAGCTTGTCTGTGATTTCTTTAACATTCCCAGCGAAGTAATCAATTCCAAAACCCGCAAGCGCGAAATTGTTCAGGCAAGGCAACTGGCCATGTATTTCGCAAAAAAACATACCAAAGCATCACTGGCAACCATCGGCCTGCACTGCGGCAACAAAGACCACGCGACTGTTCTGCATGCCTGCCGTACGGTAAACAATCTTATTGAAACCGATAAGCAGTTCAGAAACTACGTTGAAGAACTGGACAACAAACTGAAAATTTAA
- the fabG gene encoding 3-oxoacyl-[acyl-carrier-protein] reductase gives MNLLKGKTALITGAARGIGKGIALKFAAEGANIAFTDIKNDESMQALEQDLTALGVKAKGYASDASSFDDSDKLVTEVMNDFGVIDILVNNAGITRDNLLMRMAESDWDIVIKVNLKSIFNMTKAIQKVMLKQRFGSIVNMSSVVGLGGNAGQSNYAASKAGLIGFTKSIAQELGSRNIRCNAIAPGFIETDMTAKLPQDVREEWIKTIPLRRAGNPEDVANVALYLASDLSSYVTGQVISVCGGMSK, from the coding sequence ATGAATTTACTAAAAGGAAAAACCGCCCTCATCACCGGCGCAGCGCGTGGGATAGGTAAAGGCATTGCCCTGAAGTTTGCAGCCGAAGGCGCCAATATTGCTTTTACCGACATCAAAAATGATGAATCAATGCAAGCGCTGGAGCAGGATCTCACTGCACTGGGCGTAAAAGCCAAAGGCTATGCCTCCGACGCCAGTTCTTTTGATGATTCGGATAAGCTTGTAACTGAAGTAATGAATGATTTCGGTGTCATTGATATCCTTGTCAATAATGCCGGCATCACCCGCGACAACCTCCTAATGCGGATGGCCGAATCCGACTGGGACATTGTGATCAAAGTAAACCTGAAATCCATTTTCAACATGACCAAGGCCATCCAGAAGGTGATGTTGAAACAGCGCTTTGGCAGCATCGTCAATATGAGTTCTGTTGTTGGGTTGGGTGGCAATGCCGGCCAGTCGAACTATGCGGCATCCAAAGCCGGGTTGATCGGCTTTACAAAATCAATTGCGCAGGAACTTGGTTCGCGCAATATCCGCTGCAATGCCATTGCTCCGGGTTTTATCGAAACCGATATGACCGCTAAGTTACCGCAGGATGTGCGTGAAGAATGGATCAAAACCATACCGCTACGCCGTGCAGGAAATCCGGAAGATGTGGCCAATGTTGCGCTGTATCTCGCTAGCGATCTTTCGTCGTATGTTACCGGCCAGGTGATCAGCGTTTGTGGAGGAATGAGTAAGTAA
- a CDS encoding SAM-dependent methyltransferase: MKTTGKGTLYLLPVPLTEGKPSASLPVSTLEIILSLQIFIVEDIRSARRFLRVAGYSGDFQDITFHVLNEHVNAAAIPEMLKETIQGTNTGLLSEAGMPCIADPGALVVTYAHQQKVKVVPLIGPSSILLALMASGFNGQHFIFHGYLPVKSVERSAKIKEIESQVYRLNQTQIFIETPYRNLNLFSGLMETCKDQTLLCIACNLNAPDELIINKPVSWWKNNAPEIHKKPAVFLLYR, from the coding sequence ATGAAAACCACAGGAAAAGGAACACTGTACCTGTTGCCAGTTCCGCTCACCGAAGGGAAACCCTCAGCTTCGCTGCCTGTCTCTACCTTGGAAATAATTCTTTCCCTGCAAATTTTTATTGTTGAAGATATCCGATCGGCAAGAAGGTTCCTCAGAGTAGCCGGGTACAGCGGTGACTTCCAGGATATAACTTTTCATGTGTTGAATGAGCATGTAAATGCTGCGGCAATCCCAGAAATGCTTAAGGAAACAATACAAGGTACAAACACAGGATTGCTTTCAGAAGCCGGTATGCCTTGTATCGCTGACCCCGGGGCATTGGTAGTGACTTATGCACATCAGCAAAAAGTAAAGGTGGTGCCTCTCATCGGGCCGTCATCCATTCTGCTTGCTCTTATGGCCTCAGGATTCAATGGCCAGCATTTTATATTTCATGGGTACTTGCCGGTAAAAAGCGTGGAGAGGTCAGCTAAAATTAAGGAAATCGAATCTCAGGTATATCGTTTGAACCAAACCCAGATTTTTATTGAAACACCTTATCGCAACCTGAACCTGTTTTCAGGCCTTATGGAAACATGCAAAGACCAGACATTGCTATGCATTGCATGCAATCTGAATGCTCCCGACGAACTGATCATCAACAAACCAGTTTCATGGTGGAAAAACAATGCTCCTGAGATTCATAAAAAACCTGCTGTTTTCTTATTGTACAGGTAA
- a CDS encoding pyridoxal-phosphate dependent enzyme — MHDFPGKNDILEAASRISPYVHRTPVFTSQNLNQITGANLFFKCENLQKTGSFKFRGACNAVFSLSEPEAVNGVATHSSGNHAQALALAARLRGIPAYIVMPENASKPKVAAVREYGGIITFCQPNLKSREEVLKLVIQRTNASEVHPYNYYRTICGQATAALELIEDAGENLDIIMAPVGGGGLISGTALSTHYFSPSTTVIAAEPQNANDAFLSFKAGHIIPAPQKPNTIADGLLTSLGSLTFPIIRKHVNEIVTVEEDEIIEAMKLIWERLKLVIEPSAAVAFAATLKGRVNVKGKNVGLILCGGNIDLQKIPW, encoded by the coding sequence ATGCACGACTTTCCCGGAAAAAATGACATTCTGGAAGCAGCTTCCAGAATCAGCCCTTATGTTCATCGCACGCCGGTTTTTACGAGCCAGAACCTGAACCAGATAACAGGCGCAAACCTATTTTTTAAGTGCGAAAATCTTCAGAAAACAGGCTCTTTCAAATTCCGTGGGGCTTGCAACGCTGTTTTTTCGCTTTCTGAACCAGAAGCCGTGAATGGCGTTGCAACACACTCATCCGGAAATCATGCCCAGGCACTTGCCCTCGCTGCCAGGCTCAGAGGAATTCCGGCATATATCGTAATGCCTGAAAATGCTTCGAAGCCAAAGGTTGCTGCGGTTCGCGAGTATGGTGGAATTATAACTTTCTGCCAGCCAAATCTAAAATCAAGAGAAGAAGTGCTGAAACTCGTTATCCAGCGCACCAATGCTTCTGAGGTGCATCCGTATAATTATTACCGAACTATCTGCGGACAAGCCACTGCTGCACTGGAACTTATTGAAGATGCCGGAGAAAATCTGGACATTATTATGGCTCCTGTAGGCGGCGGTGGATTGATTAGTGGAACTGCACTTTCGACCCATTATTTTTCTCCTTCAACTACGGTTATAGCTGCTGAACCTCAAAATGCCAATGATGCATTTTTATCTTTCAAGGCAGGACACATCATTCCGGCTCCACAAAAGCCAAATACAATTGCCGATGGTTTATTGACCTCATTGGGAAGCCTTACATTCCCTATCATCAGAAAGCATGTCAACGAAATCGTAACAGTTGAGGAAGATGAAATAATTGAAGCAATGAAGCTGATTTGGGAACGACTCAAGCTCGTGATCGAACCTTCAGCCGCCGTTGCTTTTGCCGCCACTTTGAAAGGAAGAGTAAATGTGAAAGGAAAAAATGTAGGGCTGATCCTATGCGGAGGTAATATTGACCTGCAAAAAATTCCGTGGTAA
- a CDS encoding low molecular weight phosphotyrosine protein phosphatase, whose product MTKKILMVCLGNICRSPLAAGVLRKKILDKGLDATVDSAGFEPYHIGEEPDARTLEIAKKHSIDISSHSMRLFKVDDFDIYDRIFVMDQRNLRDVLFLARNEADKKKVDYLMNQAHPGKNQIVPDPYYGDIADFEQAYRMMDEACEKIAESLK is encoded by the coding sequence ATGACTAAAAAAATATTAATGGTTTGCCTTGGCAACATCTGCAGATCTCCCCTGGCTGCCGGGGTTCTGAGGAAAAAGATTCTGGATAAGGGACTTGATGCGACTGTTGATTCTGCCGGGTTTGAACCTTACCATATTGGCGAAGAACCTGATGCCCGCACCCTTGAAATAGCTAAAAAACATAGCATTGATATTTCCTCCCACTCCATGCGCTTGTTCAAAGTGGATGATTTTGACATTTATGACAGGATCTTCGTGATGGATCAGCGCAACCTGCGTGATGTACTGTTTCTGGCTCGCAACGAAGCCGACAAGAAGAAAGTTGATTACCTTATGAATCAGGCTCATCCAGGTAAAAATCAAATTGTTCCTGATCCATATTATGGGGATATTGCTGATTTTGAGCAAGCATACCGGATGATGGATGAAGCCTGCGAAAAAATTGCCGAATCACTTAAATAA